A region from the Acinonyx jubatus isolate Ajub_Pintada_27869175 chromosome C2, VMU_Ajub_asm_v1.0, whole genome shotgun sequence genome encodes:
- the LOC106988636 gene encoding keratin-associated protein 13-2-like, translating into MALKLRASSDAHSAELPSPANMPYSCCSGNVSSRSLGGYLRYPSSSCGSSSPSNLVYRTDLCSPSTCQLGSSLYSGCQETSCEPTSCQTSCVVSSPCQTSCSLPRTSTFCGPFQTTYSGSVGCGSRSCYSLGCGSSGFKPLGYGVCGFPSLSYGSSFCRPTYLSSRSCQSSCYRPTYRSAFCRSTY; encoded by the coding sequence ATGGCATTGAAACTCAGAGCATCTTCTGACGCTCACTCAGCTGAACTCCCATCTCCTGCCAACATGCCCTACAGCTGCTGTTCTGGAAACGTCTCCTCCCGCTCCCTTGGGGGCTACCTGCGCTACCCAAGCTCCTCCTGTGGCTCTTCTTCCCCCAGCAACCTGGTCTACCGTACTGACCTCTGCTCTCCCAGCACCTGCCAGCTGGGCTCCTCCCTCTACAGCGGCTGTCAGGAGACCTCCTGTGAGCCCACCAGCTGCCAGACGTCCTGCGTGGTGTCCAGCCCCTGCCAGACGTCCTGCTCCCTCCCGAGGACCTCCACGTTCTGCGGTCCCTTCCAGACAACTTATTCTGGGTCTGTGGGCTGTGGGTCCAGAAGCTGCTACTCTCTGGGCTGTGGATCCAGTGGCTTCAAACCCCTGGGTTATGGAGTCTGTGGTTTCCCTTCCCTGAGCTATGGATCCAGTTTCTGCCGCCCAACCTACCTCTCCTCCAGGAGTTGTCAGTCATCATGTTACAGGCCAACCTATAGATCAGCCTTCTGTAGATCAACTTATTGA
- the LOC106988631 gene encoding keratin-associated protein 27-1, with the protein MSESQGHSPRNLYNVPPLSAIVHGSKLISFEDGFFLPSSCHGRTWLLDDFQETCSETTSCKVPNCKQELGTEQSCMQSACLPRVFQTTCSNSRPCEKTICQSGRSSAMLACVSQPCQSGSSQKVIVQNCQPVSHVAKSCPPKTYLSKSCQTLECDPGQCQSQSPESGSCRPPVYVAPGPQLLESSSNTYEPTCCVTGGLQLPSK; encoded by the coding sequence ATGTCCGAGAGCCAAGGCCACTCTCCCAGGAACTTATACAATGTCCCACCACTCTCTGCCATTGTACATGGGTCTAAGCTCATAAGCTTtgaagatggattttttttaccCAGCAGCTGCCATGGCAGGACCTGGCTCCTGGACGACTTTCAAGAAACCTGCAGTGAAACTACCAGCTGCAAAGTGCCCAACTGTAAACAGGAACTGGGCACAGAGCAGAGCTGCATGCAAAGTGCTTGCCTTCCCAGAGTTTTCCAAACAACTTGCTCTAATTCCAGGCCCTGTGAAAAGACAATATGCCAATCAGGACGTTCCTCAGCAATGTTGGCGTGTGTTTCTCAGCCTTGCCAGTCAGGAAGCAGCCAGAAAGTTATAGTCCAGAACTGCCAGCCTGTGAGCCACGTGGCAAAGAGTTGTCCACCCAAGACTTATCTGTCTAAGAGTTGTCAGACTCTGGAATGTGACCCTGGCCAATGTCAATCTCAGAGCCCTGAATCCGGTTCCTGTAGGCCTCCGGTCTATGTCGCACCAGGGCCACAACTCCTGGAATCTTCTTCTAACACTTATGAGCCAACCTGCTGTGTTACTGGTGGTTTGCAACTGCCTAGTAAGTGA
- the LOC106988630 gene encoding keratin-associated protein 13-1-like — MTYSCCSGNVSSRSLGGYLRYPSSSCGSSSPSNLVYRTDLCSPSPCQLGSSLYSGCQETSCEPTSCQTSCVVSSPCQTSCSCPRTSVLCSPCRSIYTGSLDCGSIRGYCLGYGPRSSYSLGCEFQGFGSLGYGVYGFPSLGYGSSVYCPTYLASKSSQTSYCQPTCRSGFYHQPTC, encoded by the coding sequence ATGACCTACAGCTGCTGTTCTGGAAACGTCTCCTCCCGCTCCCTTGGGGGCTACCTGCGCTACCCAAGCTCCTCCTGTGGCTCTTCTTCCCCCAGCAACCTGGTCTACCGCACTGACCTCtgctctcccagcccctgccagctGGGCTCCTCCCTCTACAGCGGCTGTCAGGAGACCTCCTGTGAGCCCACCAGCTGCCAGACGTCCTGCGTGGTGTCCAGCCCCTGCCAGACGTCCTGCTCCTGCCCAAGGACCTCTGTGCTCTGTAGTCCCTGCAGGTCAATTTACACTGGATCTCTGGACTGTGGATCCATCAGAGGCTACTGCCTGGGGTATGGACCTAGAAGTTCCTACTCCCTGGGCTGTGAATTCCAGGGCTTTGGATCCCTGGGTTATGGAGTCTATGGGTTCCCTTCCCTGGGCTATGGGTCCAGTGTCTACTGCCCTACCTACCTGGCTTCTAAGAGCAGCCAAACTTCCTATTGCCAACCAACCTGTAGATCTGGTTTCTACCACCAACCAACTTGTTAA